Proteins from a genomic interval of Crassostrea angulata isolate pt1a10 chromosome 7, ASM2561291v2, whole genome shotgun sequence:
- the LOC128191979 gene encoding collagen alpha-3(VI) chain-like produces MEKKYISYCFIQAFVYVLLVQNIESLTLIQPNTEYRSCGNGQYLDITYGRYYCSNGSASVTDIMNTNCNYNSACTIQAQNNWLGGNPCVGITKTLQWTDACRAIWGEWGAWSDCPGDCTTHNLERTRPCLKPISCGAAPTDYISCKRLGCYSSSEISRATPNDVVYYSLTTDCLVAMDRTNITFRARAKHDISLALGSEDSSTSGTHYEIVIGGFTNSKSLIRFAIGGTECVNYNGSPLSESFFDEFWVSWTGGSVRVGTGSSIGSETFMTCPHSTPYTVNFIWIMTGYGSSGEWRFINDVACQHVMNSHVSLTTDDTSCNGVSVYACNSGYKQTAGNTQRTCGFGKILSGYPLVCSVSTCKIDMLFIIEASVYTSSMHSSLMAAIGNLVGSLQISSNNVLTGVITYDDYVDLNIQFNDHYSASSLNSSISSISIPSAASTVNLAEALRVGFYDFFTLSKGNRFTAFRHFVVIAKTYSSQTGATVADQIRINLKNQLFTVGISPSTSLITDLKAIAGDDSRYLQVSSIDDLYPQFNTLLQNIAVCPEISFEQLTVDCELDIVFIVERYNLRYTKRFLAELMDNITVSSNGIRVGMVLFDSGASTVFHLNTYTSSESVRRAIESISETNHTDHLVDKGLIEARDNVFTSTGGDRTDASNYYVFIVGPFESYPEAVAKDIRSSGSNYVFAIHIGNQYITEYQKAVDSCGDYTKYANVDSYENLITIKNDILQKITSCESVNITNPDCLIDIAFIMEDTDELSATDFNDMKSFFVSLVSRMIIGDTAIRVGVVTYADGATTAFPLNQYSTANGVIMGITNINQGNNAYNRSSRYVDKALKYIQMEFFTTGNGDRSNAANYYILLTGGPSAGNKAAAFGSAIRSIASSDLFIVGVNISTSQDSAILDMVDGDKFLKAENFSVLQCINDVVVPNITQCLDSVTPTILVTPSCQLDIVFIMETSESSSNENYVFLKSFFSNIARKMDVSSSTIRIGVVTYNTDAYTTIALDAYMTPSEISDQILALPEGTDKRYLIDNALVHTKNNFFIAANGDRASAANYYVFAIDGVRSGASIQAEYIMKGWPSTVFAIDINSGYEKEYRRTAGDNSRYFYASSYANLSTIESDVIAAITKCPVPQPVTTTDGSLMFADVSAPCLNSLIYLYPEDLTEGKDGGQDTMYLMTDFVYTITSCSRITSWEFSHWKSGYIDFMVWRPSGSNYKLVAYNTIYVSGKNTTTYTVVEYERIAVLHGDVIGWRSKGDNLVTSGPCLGPCAEGYKASPNNVQIGEEFDWTNSGTSINGTAYAIKACLEDNTAISFPTSTLSAKIPDHLPVGSFVTLLEPNGADYAEVVNYTATQYQSYTNSMEYFAVGETTGQITVAKRMMKAKVLSDYAFLVIAKDSCNTTATATVSIQTQNMPPEVLGMPNIISITEETEGDTVLYTTIVEDPSGDSVCCSLESTLPKTNNFVVFGNDTGIRVNYSIMSSESPAFSYRQYNSYIVKLCCDDDEDKSTGVLIVNIKKPNKTTSYEPPHWFLLSVAVSCTPIFIMAASACLVLIHTMFVLD; encoded by the exons AtggagaaaaaatatatttcttactGCTTTATACAggcttttgtttatgtgttGCTGGTTCAGAACATAG AGAGCCTCACCCTTATACAGCCCAATACGGAGTACAGGTCCTGTGGCAATGGTCAGTATCTAGACATCACTTACGGGAGGTACTATTGTTCTAATGGGTCGGCATCAGTTACTGACATAATGAACACCAACTGTAACTACAACTCTGCCTGTACCATTCAGGCACAGAACAACTGGCTCGGGGGGAACCCCTGTGTGGGGATCACCAAGACCCTCCAGTGGACGGATGCTTGTAGAG CAATATGGGGAGAATGGGGAGCGTGGTCCGACTGTCCCGGTGATTGCACCACCCACAACCTTGAGAGGACGAGACCATGCCTTAAGCCTATTTCATGTGGAGCAGCCCCGACCGACTACATCTCTTGTAAAAGACTTGGTTGTTATT CATCTTCTGAAATTAGCAGAGCAACACCAAATGACGTTGTGTATTATAGTTTGACGACCGACTGTCTCGTTGCCATGGATAGAACCAACATCACGTTCCGAGCTCGCGCAAAACATGATATATCTTTGGCTCTTGGAAGTGAAGATAGCTCAACGAGTGGAACTCATTATGAAATTGTAATCGGAGGTTTCACTAACAGCAAATCTCTCATCAGGTTCGCAATAGGAGGAACTGAATGTGTCAATTACAATGGAAGTCCCCTGAGCGAATCTTTTTTCGATGAATTCTGGGTATCTTGGACCGGGGGTTCTGTCCGTGTCGGTACCGGAAGTTCTATTGGGAGTGAAACTTTCATGACTTGTCCTCACTCAACACCATACACAGTCAACTTTATTTGGATCATGACAGGATATGGTTCCTCCGGGGAATGGAGATTTATAAACG ATGTCGCCTGCCAACATGTCATGAACTCCCATGTTAGTCTTACCACCGACGACACATCGTGTAACGGTGTAAGTGTCTACGCCTGTAACTCCGGATACAAACAGACTGCAGGAAACACACAACGCACCTGTGGATTTGGTAAAATTCTCTCAGGGTATCCACTTGTCTGCTCAG TTTCAACATGCAAAATTGACATGCTTTTCATCATAGAAGCTTCGGTCTATACTTCCTCGATGCATTCTTCATTAATGGCAGCAATTGGCAATTTGGTCGGAAGTCTGCAAATCTCGTCCAATAATGTTTTAACTGGAGTCATAACTTATGACGACTATGTAGACTTGAACATTCAATTTAATGACCACTACTCCGCGTCGTCTCTAAATAGTTCCATTTCATCCATATCAATACCAAGCGCCGCATCTACCGTAAACCTGGCTGAAGCTCTACGAGTTGGATTTTACGACTTCTTCACTCTATCCAAAGGAAACAGATTCACAGCTTTCAGACATTTTGTTGTCATTGCGAAAACGTATTCTTCACAGACAGGTGCCACAGTGGCTGATCAGATCAGAATTAACCTAAAAAATCAACTCTTTACCGTTG GAATATCTCCCTCTACATCGTTGATAACCGATTTGAAGGCGATAGCAGGTGATGACAGCAGATACCTCCAAGTTAGTTCTATAGACGATTTGTATCCCCAGTTCAACACTCTTCTACAGAATATTGCTGTTTGCCctgaaatatcttttgaacaaTTAACAGTTG aTTGTGAGCTGGATATTGTGTTTATCGTCGAGAGATACAATTTGAGATACACAAAGAGATTTCTGGCGGAGTTAATGGACAATATCACTGTATCAAGTAATGGAATCAGAGTCGGTATGGTCTTGTTTGATTCAGGTGCGTCAACAGTGTTTCACCTAAACACTTACACTTCCTCTGAATCTGTTCGAAGGGCCATTGAATCGATCTCAGAGACGAATCATACCGACCATTTGGTAGACAAAGGGTTAATAGAAGCCCGGGACAATGTTTTTACCTCCACTGGGGGAGATCGAACGGATGCAAGTAATTACTACGTGTTTATTGTGGGACCATTTGAAAGTTATCCAGAAGCAGTAGCAAAGGACATTAGGAGTAGTGGAAGCAACTACGTCTTTGCCATTC ATATAGGTAACCAGTATATTACTGAATACCAAAAAGCAGTTGATTCATGTGGAGACTACACCAAATATGCAAACGTGGATTCTTATGAAAACTTAATAAccattaaaaatgatattctcCAGAAAATCACATCATGTGAGAGTGTGAACATTACAAATCCTG ATTGTCTAATAGACATAGCATTCATCATGGAAGATACAGACGAACTAAGTGCCACAGATTTTAACGACATGAAAAGCTTTTTCGTAAGTTTGGTGTCCCGTATGATCATTGGAGACACGGCTATAAGAGTGGGCGTGGTGACTTACGCTGATGGGGCCACCACTGCTTTCCCGTTGAACCAGTACTCTACAGCCAATGGAGTCATTATGGGAATCACTAACATTAACCAGGGAAATAATGCCTACAACAGGAGCAGCCGTTACGTGGATAAAGCCCTGAAATATATCCAGATGGAATTCTTTACCACAGGTAATGGGGACCGTTCTAACGCCGCCAACTACTACATTCTTCTGACTGGTGGACCTTCTGCTGGAAACAAAGCTGCTGCATTTGGATCGGCAATTAGATCTATAGCTTCCAGTGATCTCTTCATTGTTG GTGTTAACATTTCCACAAGTCAAGACTCTGCAATCCTTGATATGGTTGATGGCGACAAATTTCTGAAGGCTGAAAACTTTTCTGTGCTTCAATGTATCAACGATGTAGTCGTTCCAAATATCACACAGTGTCTGGACTCCGTCACTCCAACTATTTTAGTCACACCAA GTTGCCAGCTGGATATTGTGTTTATTATGGAAACTTCAGAATCTTCTTCAAACGAAAATTATGTCTTCTTGaaaagttttttctcaaatatagcGCGAAAAATGGATGTATCCAGTAGTACTATACGTATTGGAGTCGTTACGTACAACACAGATGCGTACACAACAATCGCCCTGGACGCGTACATGACGCCTTCAGAAATCAGCGACCAAATTCTGGCATTACCTGAAGGCACAGACAAGAGATACCTAATAGACAACGCCTTGGTTCACACCAAAAATAACTTCTTTATAGCAGCCAATGGAGACCGTGCGAGCGCTGCTAATTATTATGTGTTCGCCATAGACGGCGTAAGAAGTGGTGCCTCTATCCAGGCGGAATATATTATGAAAGGATGGCCCAGCACAGTGTTTGCTATTG ATATCAACAGTGGTTATGAAAAAGAGTATAGAAGAACAGCGGGAGATAATAGTCGATATTTTTATGCATCTTCTTATGCAAACTTATCCACCATCGAGTCTGACGTCATAGCAGCCATCACGAAATGTCCTGTTCCACAACCGGTGACCACTACTGACGGTTCTCTCATGTTCGCTGATGTCT cTGCTCCTTGTTTGAATAGCTTGATCTATCTATATCCTGAGGACTTAACGGAGGGAAAGGACGGAGGCCAAG ATACGATGTACTTGATGACTGATTTTGTGTATACCATAACAAGTTGTTCACGCATCACTTCATGGGAATTCTCCCATTGGAAATCTGGATACATTGACTTCATGGTCTGGAGGCCAAGTGGTAGTAATTATAAACTGGTGGCTTACAACACTATCTATGTTTCAG GTAAAAATACCACAACATACACGGTGGTTGAGTACGAGAGGATTGCTGTTCTTCATGGTGATGTCATTGGGTG GCGGAGCAAGGGAGATAACTTAGTTACAAGTGGACCGTGTTTAGGACCATGTGCGGAGGGATACAAAGCGTCACCAAACAATGTTCAAATCGGAGAGGAGTTCGATTGGACAAACTCGGGCACGTCGATCAATGGGACTGCATATGCTATTAAAGCATGCCTAGAAGACA ATACTGCAATATCATTCCCCACATCGACACTCAGCGCTAAGATACCTGACCACTTACCTGTCGGATCTTTTGTTACGTTACTGGAGCCAAACGGCGCAGACTACGCTGAAGTCGTTAATTATACCGCCACGCAATACCAATCTTATACAAATTCTATGGAATATTTCGCTGTTGGCGAGACAACAG GCCAAATAACAGTGGCTAAAAGGATGATGAAAGCAAAAGTTTTGAGTGATTATGCCTTCCTTGTCATAGCCAAAGATTCCTGCAATACAACTGCAACGGCAACAGTTTCTATCCAAACACAGAATATG cccCCCGAGGTTCTTGGTATGCCCAATATCATTTCCATAACAGAGGAAACCGAGGGAGATACAGTATTGTATACAACAATTGTAGAGGATCCTAGCGGGGATAGCGTTTGTTGTTCATTAGAGAGTACGTTACCCAAGACTAACAATTTCGTGGTTTTCGGCAATGACACAGGAATCCGTGTCAATTATTCAATCATGTCCAGCGAATCACCTGCATTTTCTTACAGACAATATAATTCTTACATTGTAAAGTTATGTTGTGACGACGACGAAGACAAATCAACAGGGGTACTTATTGTCAACATCAAGAAACCAAACAAAACAACATCTTATGAACCACCAC atTGGTTTCTTCTGTCAGTGGCCGTTTCCTGTACGCCTATATTTATTATGGCGGCTAGTGCGTGCCTTGTGCTCATACACACAATGTTTGTACTAGATTGA